One genomic window of Longimicrobiaceae bacterium includes the following:
- a CDS encoding DEAD/DEAH box helicase has product MTFDDLNLAPELLRAVKEQGYEVPTPIQQQAIPAALEGRDVMGKAPTGTGKTAGFMLPTLHRLRGKEGLKALVLCPTRELAIQVAESARDYAKYSELFVGCLYGGVPLDKDMRSLRAGYEVLVATPGRLIDHVERGNVDLSGLEVLVLDEADRMLDMGFRPQIDTVLRNCPKQRQTLFFSATMPNSVKSLAYDILREPVTVEASPKITTAETVEQFVYPVEQRQKPELLLHLLKQPEFQSALIFTRTKFGADRVASHLTRAGLKVETLHSDRNMQQRGKALESFREGKVQVLVATDVAQRGLDVDGISHVVNYDAPKDPEGYVHRVGRTGRAGETGIAITFMSGGEIGDVAAVEHLMGRRIPRVNVPGFSVFGDEPEPAEPPQTKKEIRATRGRRMGTRSGAELSPEELEKLLAAV; this is encoded by the coding sequence ATGACATTCGACGATCTGAACCTCGCGCCGGAGCTCCTGCGCGCGGTGAAGGAGCAGGGCTACGAGGTTCCCACCCCCATTCAGCAGCAGGCCATCCCCGCCGCCCTCGAAGGGCGCGACGTGATGGGCAAGGCCCCCACCGGCACCGGCAAGACCGCCGGCTTCATGCTTCCCACGCTTCACCGGCTGCGCGGCAAGGAAGGCCTCAAGGCCCTCGTCCTCTGCCCCACGCGCGAGCTCGCCATCCAGGTGGCCGAGTCGGCGCGCGACTACGCCAAGTACAGCGAGCTGTTCGTGGGCTGCCTGTACGGCGGCGTGCCGCTGGACAAGGACATGCGCAGCCTGCGCGCGGGCTACGAGGTGCTGGTCGCCACGCCGGGCCGCCTGATCGACCACGTGGAGCGCGGCAACGTGGACCTGTCGGGCCTGGAGGTGCTGGTGCTCGACGAGGCCGACCGGATGCTCGACATGGGCTTCCGCCCGCAGATCGACACGGTGCTGCGCAACTGCCCCAAGCAGCGGCAGACGCTGTTCTTCTCGGCCACCATGCCCAACTCGGTGAAGTCGCTCGCGTACGACATCCTGCGCGAGCCCGTCACCGTCGAGGCGAGCCCCAAGATCACCACCGCCGAGACGGTGGAGCAGTTCGTCTACCCCGTGGAGCAGCGCCAGAAGCCCGAGCTGCTGCTGCACCTGCTGAAGCAGCCGGAGTTCCAGTCGGCCCTCATCTTCACCCGCACCAAGTTCGGCGCGGACCGCGTGGCGTCGCACCTCACGCGCGCGGGGCTGAAGGTGGAGACGCTGCACAGCGACCGTAACATGCAGCAGCGCGGCAAGGCGCTGGAGTCGTTCCGCGAGGGCAAGGTCCAGGTTCTGGTCGCCACCGACGTGGCGCAGCGCGGCCTGGACGTGGACGGCATCTCGCACGTGGTCAACTACGACGCGCCCAAGGATCCGGAGGGCTACGTGCACCGCGTGGGCCGCACCGGCCGCGCGGGCGAGACGGGCATCGCCATCACCTTCATGTCGGGCGGCGAGATTGGCGACGTGGCCGCGGTGGAGCACCTGATGGGGCGCCGCATCCCGCGGGTGAACGTGCCCGGCTTCAGCGTCTTCGGCGACGAGCCGGAGCCGGCCGAGCCGCCGCAGACCAAGAAGGAGATCCGCGCCACCCGCGGACGCCGCATGGGCACCCGCTCCGGCGCCGAGCTCTCTCCCGAAGAGCTGGAGAAGCTTCTCGCGGCGGTCTGA